The genomic window CGGAGCTCGCCGGTGGAGACGAACTTGAAATCGACGTGCAGCAGCGGGGACCCGTAGAGGCAGACGAGCAGGCGCAGCTCGCCGACGTGGTCGCCCGGGAATGCGACCAGCAGGGTTCCCAGCCGTCGTGCGAGGTCCTGCCCGCCCGCGAGGACGTCCGCGGCCGCCTCGGCGCGGGACACGACGACCAGGTCGAGATCGGAGTGCTCGTCGAGCACGCCGGCGATGAAGGATCCGCCCGCGGCGACACCCACGAGACGTGCGTCGGCGCGCAGCACTGGAAGCGCGCGCTCCAGGAACGCGCGGTGCGGCGGCGGCATGGCCGGCCACGCGTGCGCCGGCAGGATGAACTCGCTCATGTCCGGGGCACGGCTGCCGGAAGCTCGAAGCGGCCGTCGGCGTCGGGCCGCAGCGCGTGCACCGCCACCACGACCGAGATCGGAAGCGGGCCGTAGACGTGCGCGAAGAGCTCGCGCCCGCCGTCCAGGTTCTCGTCCACGACCTTGCACGGAATGCGCTCGCGATCGATCTCGAGCAGCACGAGATCGTCGCAGCCGCGATAGAACGCGTTCGCGACGGCAGCCACCTGCTCCGCGCGCGAGCAGTGGATGAACCCGTCCGCGGCGAACGCCCGTGGCAGGTACTCACCCGTGCGGGTCGCCGCTTCGGCCTCCGGGGCCGACGTGATGTGGTAGATGCGCGCCATCCGACGCGGCTCAGCGCTTGCCGCTGTAGGCGTCCCAGACCATGCCCGCGGCTGGCGCCCCCTCGTCGAGCAGCCGCTCCGGGCTCTGCTTGTCGATGTGACCCAGGAGGCCGTTGTAGACGCCATAGCCGACGAGCTGGCGCAGGCGCGGCGAGAACCCGCGCGCGACCTCGCGCGGGATGCCCAGCTGCTGGTTCTCCTGCTGCCGGATGAAGCCGGCGCAGTAATTCATGGCGATGCCGACGCGCCGGCGCGGCGAGCGGTTCGCGCCACCGCCGTGCCACAGGCTGCCGTGCCATACGAGCACGCTGCCCGCCGGCATCTCGGCCGCGATGCTGTCGTAGGACTGGAGGTAGATGGGCGAGTGGTCGCGGAGGTGCGATCCGGGGATGACGCGCGTCGCGCCGTTCTCCTCGGTGAAGTCGGTGAGCGCCCACATGGTGTTGCACACGGTGGGCACGTGCGGCTTCGGAATCGGGATCAGCTGGTCGTCGGCGTGGATCGGCTGCGCCCGTTCGCCCGGATCGATGCTGATCGAGGAGAGGGACGACACGAGACAGCCCGGATCGAGCACCCGCTCGACCAGCGGCAGGATCGCGGGGTGCACGGGGATCTGCTCGAAGAGCTTGCCGTGGACCAGGAGGTTGTAGATGCGCACCGTGTGGTGGCCCTCGAACGAGTTCTTCGCCGGTTCGATCTCGTAGTCGTGCTCGAGGCGTTCCAGCTCGGCGAGCAGCGCGCAGCGCAGCTCGGGCTCGATCGTGTTCTCGAGGATCGTGTAGCCGTCGCGGGCGATGCGCTCGGCGTGCGCGTCGAAATCGGGCATGAGGCTAGGCTCCCGGAATGTGGACGTACTCCAGCTTCAGGCCGTCGGGGTCGGCGAAGAAGACGGCGTAGTAGCCGCGCACGTACTCGGGGTACTCGCGCGGCGGGTCGAGGATCGTGACGCCGCGCGCGACGAGGGCGCTCGCGAGGGCGTCGACGTCGGCCCGGCTCGCGGCTGCGAACGCGATCTCGCACAGGCCGACGCGATCCTTGTGGAACGCATCGCCGGTGAAGCGTTCGTCCTGCTGCTTCAACCAGAAGCTGCCCGCCGGGCTCAAGTAGCCGGCTGAGCCCGTGTCGCCGAAGTCCCACGAGCCCTCGTACCCGAGCTGCGGCATGAGCCAGGCGTAGAAGTCGCGCGAGCGCGCGAGGTGCCGGACGTTGATGAACACGTGGTGCACGCGGCCCGGACCGGACGCGACCGCGGCAGTCGGCGGACAGCCGCAACCCGAGGGCTCCATGGCGCCTTCATAGCGGCGCTCCGGGGGTGACGCCATCCGGCGCGCCTCGCTGGCGCACCGGGGTCAGGCCGCGGTCACGGCAGGAGCGCAGCACATGTCCCGACGCTGGTGCCACTCGTGCTCGATGCCACGCATGAGA from Candidatus Eisenbacteria bacterium includes these protein-coding regions:
- a CDS encoding DUF952 domain-containing protein, which produces MARIYHITSAPEAEAATRTGEYLPRAFAADGFIHCSRAEQVAAVANAFYRGCDDLVLLEIDRERIPCKVVDENLDGGRELFAHVYGPLPISVVVAVHALRPDADGRFELPAAVPRT
- a CDS encoding phytanoyl-CoA dioxygenase family protein; the encoded protein is MPDFDAHAERIARDGYTILENTIEPELRCALLAELERLEHDYEIEPAKNSFEGHHTVRIYNLLVHGKLFEQIPVHPAILPLVERVLDPGCLVSSLSSISIDPGERAQPIHADDQLIPIPKPHVPTVCNTMWALTDFTEENGATRVIPGSHLRDHSPIYLQSYDSIAAEMPAGSVLVWHGSLWHGGGANRSPRRRVGIAMNYCAGFIRQQENQQLGIPREVARGFSPRLRQLVGYGVYNGLLGHIDKQSPERLLDEGAPAAGMVWDAYSGKR
- a CDS encoding VOC family protein, with the protein product MEPSGCGCPPTAAVASGPGRVHHVFINVRHLARSRDFYAWLMPQLGYEGSWDFGDTGSAGYLSPAGSFWLKQQDERFTGDAFHKDRVGLCEIAFAAASRADVDALASALVARGVTILDPPREYPEYVRGYYAVFFADPDGLKLEYVHIPGA